From a single Myotis daubentonii chromosome 5, mMyoDau2.1, whole genome shotgun sequence genomic region:
- the CLK4 gene encoding dual specificity protein kinase CLK4 isoform X4 translates to MLHVHPLEASHSVEEDTQPSHYLEARSLNERDYRDRRYIDEYRNEYCERYVPRHYHRDVESSYRIHCSKSSVRSRRSSPKRKHNRHCSSHQSHSKSHRRKRSRSIEDDEEGHLICQSGDVLRARYEIVDTLGEGAFGKVVECIDHGMDGIHVAVKIVKNVGRYREAARSEIQVLEHLNTTDPNSVFRCVQMLEWFDHHGHVCIVFELLGLSTYDFIKENSFLPFQIDHIRQMAYQICQSINFLHHNKLTHTDLKPENILFVKSDYVVKYNSKMKRDERTLKNTDIKVVDFGSATYDDEHHSTLVSTRHYRAPEVILALGWSQPCDVWSIGCILIEYYLGFTVFQTHDSKEHLAMMERILGPIPTHMIQKTRKRKYFHHNQLDWDEHSSAGRYVRRRCKPLKEFMLCHDEEHEKLFDLVRRMLEYDPVKRITLDEALQHPFFDLLKNK, encoded by the exons TGCTCCATGTGCATCCTCTTGAAGCTTCGCACTCTGTTGAAGAGGACACTCAACCCAG TCATTATTTAGAAGCAAGATCCTTGAATGAGAGAGATTATCGGGACAGGAGATACATTGATGAATACAGAAATGAGTACTGCGAAAGATACGTTCCTAGGCATTATCACAGAGATGTTGAAAGCAGTTACCGAATTCACTGCAGTAAATCTTCAGTCCGGAGCAGGAGAAGCAGTCCTAAAAGGAAGCATAATAGACACTGTTCAAGTCATCAATCACATTCG AAGAGCCACCGAAGGAAAAGATCCAGGAGTATAGAGGATGATGAGGAGGGTCACCTGATCTGTCAAAGTGGAGACGTTCTAAGAGCAAGAT ATGAAATCGTGGACACTTTGGGTGAAGGGGCCTTTGGCAAAGTTGTAGAATGCATTGATCATGGCAT ggatggCATACATGTAGCAGTGAAAATCGTTAAAAATGTAGGTCGATACCGTGAAGCAGCTCGCTCAGAAATCCAAGTATTGGAGCACTTAAATACTACTGACCCCAACAGTGTTTT cCGATGCGTCCAGATGCTAGAATGGTTTGATCACCATGGTCATGTTTGTATTGTATTTGAATTGCTGGGACTTAGTACCTATGatttcattaaagaaaatagCTTTCTACCATTTCAAATTGACCACATCAGGCAGATGGCTTATCAGATCTGCCAATCAATAAATT TTTTGCATCATAATAAGTTAACTCATACAGATCTGAagcctgaaaatattttatttgtgaagTCTGACTATGTAGTCAAATATAATTCTAAAATG AAACGTGATGAACGCACACTGAAAAACACAGATATCAAAGTTGTTGACTTTGGAAGTGCAACATACGATGATGAACATCATAGTACTTTGGTATCTACACGGCATTACAGAGCTCCAGAGGTCATTTTGG ctttaGGTTGGTCTCAGCCTTGTGATGTTTGGAGCATAGGTTGCATTCTTATTGAATATTACCTTGGTTTCACAGTCTTTCAG ACTCATGACAGTAAAGAGCACCTGGCAATGATGGAAAGAATATTAGGACCTATACCAACACACATGATTCAGAAAACAAG AAAACGCAAGTATTTTCACCATAACCAGCTAGATTGGGATGAACATAGTTCTGCTGGTAGATACGTTAGGAGACGCTGCAAACCattaaag gAATTTATGCTTTGTCATGATGAAGAACACGAGAAACTGTTTGACCTGGTTCGAAGAATGTTAGAGTATGATCCAGTGAAAAGAATTACCTTAGATGAAGCATTGCAGCATCCCTTTTTTgacttattaaaaaacaaatga
- the CLK4 gene encoding dual specificity protein kinase CLK4 isoform X2 encodes MVESAGAMKATVEATNGRGDPTVVHKRTDIVNHITSLKNLIVLHVHPLEASHSVEEDTQPSHYLEARSLNERDYRDRRYIDEYRNEYCERYVPRHYHRDVESSYRIHCSKSSVRSRRSSPKRKHNRHCSSHQSHSKSHRRKRSRSIEDDEEGHLICQSGDVLRARYEIVDTLGEGAFGKVVECIDHGMDGIHVAVKIVKNVGRYREAARSEIQVLEHLNTTDPNSVFRCVQMLEWFDHHGHVCIVFELLGLSTYDFIKENSFLPFQIDHIRQMAYQICQSINFLHHNKLTHTDLKPENILFVKSDYVVKYNSKMKRDERTLKNTDIKVVDFGSATYDDEHHSTLVSTRHYRAPEVILALGWSQPCDVWSIGCILIEYYLGFTVFQTHDSKEHLAMMERILGPIPTHMIQKTRKRKYFHHNQLDWDEHSSAGRYVRRRCKPLKEFMLCHDEEHEKLFDLVRRMLEYDPVKRITLDEALQHPFFDLLKNK; translated from the exons TGCTCCATGTGCATCCTCTTGAAGCTTCGCACTCTGTTGAAGAGGACACTCAACCCAG TCATTATTTAGAAGCAAGATCCTTGAATGAGAGAGATTATCGGGACAGGAGATACATTGATGAATACAGAAATGAGTACTGCGAAAGATACGTTCCTAGGCATTATCACAGAGATGTTGAAAGCAGTTACCGAATTCACTGCAGTAAATCTTCAGTCCGGAGCAGGAGAAGCAGTCCTAAAAGGAAGCATAATAGACACTGTTCAAGTCATCAATCACATTCG AAGAGCCACCGAAGGAAAAGATCCAGGAGTATAGAGGATGATGAGGAGGGTCACCTGATCTGTCAAAGTGGAGACGTTCTAAGAGCAAGAT ATGAAATCGTGGACACTTTGGGTGAAGGGGCCTTTGGCAAAGTTGTAGAATGCATTGATCATGGCAT ggatggCATACATGTAGCAGTGAAAATCGTTAAAAATGTAGGTCGATACCGTGAAGCAGCTCGCTCAGAAATCCAAGTATTGGAGCACTTAAATACTACTGACCCCAACAGTGTTTT cCGATGCGTCCAGATGCTAGAATGGTTTGATCACCATGGTCATGTTTGTATTGTATTTGAATTGCTGGGACTTAGTACCTATGatttcattaaagaaaatagCTTTCTACCATTTCAAATTGACCACATCAGGCAGATGGCTTATCAGATCTGCCAATCAATAAATT TTTTGCATCATAATAAGTTAACTCATACAGATCTGAagcctgaaaatattttatttgtgaagTCTGACTATGTAGTCAAATATAATTCTAAAATG AAACGTGATGAACGCACACTGAAAAACACAGATATCAAAGTTGTTGACTTTGGAAGTGCAACATACGATGATGAACATCATAGTACTTTGGTATCTACACGGCATTACAGAGCTCCAGAGGTCATTTTGG ctttaGGTTGGTCTCAGCCTTGTGATGTTTGGAGCATAGGTTGCATTCTTATTGAATATTACCTTGGTTTCACAGTCTTTCAG ACTCATGACAGTAAAGAGCACCTGGCAATGATGGAAAGAATATTAGGACCTATACCAACACACATGATTCAGAAAACAAG AAAACGCAAGTATTTTCACCATAACCAGCTAGATTGGGATGAACATAGTTCTGCTGGTAGATACGTTAGGAGACGCTGCAAACCattaaag gAATTTATGCTTTGTCATGATGAAGAACACGAGAAACTGTTTGACCTGGTTCGAAGAATGTTAGAGTATGATCCAGTGAAAAGAATTACCTTAGATGAAGCATTGCAGCATCCCTTTTTTgacttattaaaaaacaaatga
- the CLK4 gene encoding dual specificity protein kinase CLK4 isoform X5: MDGIHVAVKIVKNVGRYREAARSEIQVLEHLNTTDPNSVFRCVQMLEWFDHHGHVCIVFELLGLSTYDFIKENSFLPFQIDHIRQMAYQICQSINFLHHNKLTHTDLKPENILFVKSDYVVKYNSKMKRDERTLKNTDIKVVDFGSATYDDEHHSTLVSTRHYRAPEVILALGWSQPCDVWSIGCILIEYYLGFTVFQTHDSKEHLAMMERILGPIPTHMIQKTRKRKYFHHNQLDWDEHSSAGRYVRRRCKPLKEFMLCHDEEHEKLFDLVRRMLEYDPVKRITLDEALQHPFFDLLKNK, translated from the exons AT ggatggCATACATGTAGCAGTGAAAATCGTTAAAAATGTAGGTCGATACCGTGAAGCAGCTCGCTCAGAAATCCAAGTATTGGAGCACTTAAATACTACTGACCCCAACAGTGTTTT cCGATGCGTCCAGATGCTAGAATGGTTTGATCACCATGGTCATGTTTGTATTGTATTTGAATTGCTGGGACTTAGTACCTATGatttcattaaagaaaatagCTTTCTACCATTTCAAATTGACCACATCAGGCAGATGGCTTATCAGATCTGCCAATCAATAAATT TTTTGCATCATAATAAGTTAACTCATACAGATCTGAagcctgaaaatattttatttgtgaagTCTGACTATGTAGTCAAATATAATTCTAAAATG AAACGTGATGAACGCACACTGAAAAACACAGATATCAAAGTTGTTGACTTTGGAAGTGCAACATACGATGATGAACATCATAGTACTTTGGTATCTACACGGCATTACAGAGCTCCAGAGGTCATTTTGG ctttaGGTTGGTCTCAGCCTTGTGATGTTTGGAGCATAGGTTGCATTCTTATTGAATATTACCTTGGTTTCACAGTCTTTCAG ACTCATGACAGTAAAGAGCACCTGGCAATGATGGAAAGAATATTAGGACCTATACCAACACACATGATTCAGAAAACAAG AAAACGCAAGTATTTTCACCATAACCAGCTAGATTGGGATGAACATAGTTCTGCTGGTAGATACGTTAGGAGACGCTGCAAACCattaaag gAATTTATGCTTTGTCATGATGAAGAACACGAGAAACTGTTTGACCTGGTTCGAAGAATGTTAGAGTATGATCCAGTGAAAAGAATTACCTTAGATGAAGCATTGCAGCATCCCTTTTTTgacttattaaaaaacaaatga